The following coding sequences lie in one Pontibacter sp. G13 genomic window:
- a CDS encoding DUF2490 domain-containing protein: MKRLTLLLIALLPLALSAQDSDLGNWIIYFGNKQINSSWNWHHEIQYRNYNAIGDLEQLLIRTGIGYNLSENNNNVLLGYGYILSENYLEDGEEKVSINEHRIYQQFITKQTILNAKLQHRYRFEQRWVEGDFKMRFRYFLGINLPLSRKEITDKTLYASAYNEIFLNTESGKVFDRNRLYGGLGYRFSKTVRVEAGYMNQFFNTGGRDQINLVTFVNF, from the coding sequence ATGAAGCGTCTAACTTTACTACTTATCGCCCTCCTGCCGTTGGCCCTGTCTGCACAGGACAGTGATCTGGGCAATTGGATCATTTACTTTGGCAATAAGCAGATCAACTCCAGCTGGAATTGGCACCATGAAATCCAATACCGGAACTACAACGCCATCGGAGATTTGGAGCAATTGCTCATTCGGACGGGAATTGGATATAATCTCTCCGAAAACAACAACAATGTCCTACTGGGCTACGGCTACATTCTCAGCGAAAACTACCTAGAGGATGGAGAGGAAAAGGTATCGATCAACGAGCATCGGATCTACCAGCAATTCATCACCAAGCAGACCATTCTCAACGCCAAGTTGCAGCACAGATACCGTTTTGAGCAGCGATGGGTGGAAGGGGATTTCAAGATGAGATTTCGGTATTTCCTCGGAATCAACCTCCCGCTTTCCCGCAAGGAAATCACAGACAAGACCCTCTATGCCTCTGCCTACAATGAGATTTTCCTGAATACCGAATCTGGCAAGGTATTCGACCGGAATCGTCTGTATGGAGGCCTCGGATATAGATTTTCCAAAACGGTTCGCGTCGAGGCTGGATATATGAATCAATTCTTCAATACAGGTGGAAGGGATCAAATCAACTTGGTCACCTTTGTCAATTTCTAG
- a CDS encoding fasciclin domain-containing protein — protein sequence MTRSIWTRIMILVALLSFSQMGCKATKTLSSATQMMNLLGGNANLSTLQSLMKGVDLGSMLGGKDVPFTLLAPSNDAFKNLPGDVLTSLTNPGNADQLQKVLSNHIIPGKMSASDFVGKDALSSLDGKSLPITGSGDDLMIDGAKIIGKNMDAGNGMVQMIDKVLLP from the coding sequence ATGACACGATCCATCTGGACCCGAATAATGATCTTGGTAGCATTGCTGAGTTTCTCCCAAATGGGCTGCAAGGCCACCAAAACCTTGAGCAGTGCCACGCAGATGATGAATCTCTTGGGAGGCAATGCGAACCTGAGTACGCTGCAATCTCTCATGAAAGGGGTAGACCTAGGCTCGATGTTGGGAGGCAAAGATGTGCCTTTCACCCTCTTGGCGCCCTCCAATGATGCATTCAAGAATCTACCCGGAGATGTATTGACGAGTCTCACCAATCCCGGCAATGCCGATCAACTGCAAAAGGTGTTGTCCAATCATATCATTCCCGGCAAGATGTCTGCCTCGGATTTTGTGGGGAAAGACGCGCTGAGCTCCTTGGATGGAAAAAGCCTACCCATCACGGGATCTGGCGATGACCTCATGATCGATGGGGCCAAAATCATCGGCAAGAATATGGATGCCGGAAATGGCATGGTGCAGATGATCGACAAGGTGTTGCTGCCATAG